The Brachyhypopomus gauderio isolate BG-103 chromosome 17, BGAUD_0.2, whole genome shotgun sequence genome includes a window with the following:
- the b3gnt2b gene encoding N-acetyllactosaminide beta-1,3-N-acetylglucosaminyltransferase 2, translating to MHGPRRKLKVFVTTVMTVFVFIVVEMSRNAGQGKNSRSKVLIPTKAFWSKRVLHNAYWNRHQQRLDHENNPILTGPNVTSSDWLLPEWLNHTVARNSCDPDVGVMTQVKDFNSLPGRFKDFLLYMQCRSYPMLVNQPDICRDPPFLLLAIKSLAPHFDRRQAIRESWGRVGLVENKTVVTIFLLGNATAVDHHPDLSEMLRYESSMHGDILQWDYRDSFFNLTMKEVLFLEWFNTHCSGANFVFKGDDDVFVHTINIVRFLKNLSHDKAQDLFVGDVITNAGPHRDKKVKYFIPESMFVGMYPPYAGGGGYLYAGPVARRLHAVTSQVALYPIDDVYTGMCLRKLGLAPEKHKSFRTFDIEEKFRTNPCAYKSLMLVHPRTPQEMIQIWAWLQDPALNCN from the coding sequence ATGCATGGACCGAGGAGGAAGCTGAAGGTGTTTGTGACGACGGTGATGACGGTCTTCGTCTTCATCGTGGTGGAAATGTCGAGGAACGCTGGCCAAGGCAAGAACAGCAGGAGCAAGGTTCTGATCCCTACAAAGGCCTTCTGGAGTAAACGGGTCCTGCACAACGCCTACTGGAACCGGCACCAGCAGAGACTGGACCACGAGAACAACCCCATCCTGACCGGTCCCAACGTTACGTCTAGTGACTGGCTGCTGCCTGAATGGCTGAACCACACGGTTGCGAGGAACTCTTGTGACCCGGACGTTGGTGTCATGACGCAAGTGAAGGACTTCAACTCGCTCCCAGGTCGTTTCAAAGACTTCCTGCTGTATATGCAGTGCAGGTCCTACCCCATGTTGGTGAACCAGCCAGACATATGCAGAGATCCACCCTTCCTCCTGCTGGCCATTAAATCCTTGGCACCCCACTTCGACCGACGCCAGGCCATACGAGAGTCTTGGGGTCGAGTGGGTCTCGTGGAGAATAAGACCGTGGTTACCATCTTCCTCCTGGGCAATGCCACTGCAGTGGACCACCATCCAGACCTGTCTGAGATGCTCCGTTACGAGAGCTCCATGCATGGGGACATTCTTCAGTGGGACTACAGGGACTCCTTCTTCAACCTGACCATGAAGGAAGTGCTGTTCCTCGAGTGGTTTAACACGCACTGTTCTGGGGCTAACTTTGTGTTCAAGGGCGACGACGATGTTTTTGTCCACACTATAAATATCGTACGATTTCTGAAGAATCTCTCGCACGACAAGGCGCAGGATCTGTTTGTTGGCGATGTCATCACTAACGCCGGACCTCACCGTGACAAGAAGGTGAAGTACTTCATCCCGGAGAGCATGTTCGTGGGGATGTACCCTCCGTACGCAGGTGGGGGAGGGTACCTGTACGCCGGTCCTGTGGCCAGGAGGCTCCATGCAGTCACCAGTCAGGTGGCACTCTATCCCATCGACGACGTCTACACGGGCATGTGTCTGAGGAAGCTGGGCCTCGCTCCAGAGAAACACAAGAGCTTCCGCACCTTCGACATTGAGGAGAAGTTCCGCACCAACCCGTGTGCCTACAAAAGCCTGATGCTGGTCCATCCCAGAACACCACAGGAAATGATCCAGATATGGGCGTGGCTTCAAGATCCAGCCCTAAACTGTAATTAA